One part of the Osmerus mordax isolate fOsmMor3 chromosome 18, fOsmMor3.pri, whole genome shotgun sequence genome encodes these proteins:
- the dazl gene encoding deleted in azoospermia-like — MEVHKQRNGCPTSPSLKLSNGYILPEGKMTPNTLFVGGIDMKVDETEIRDFFARFGAVKEVKIITYRGGICKGYGFVYFNEDVDIQTIVDQQVSFKGRKLKLGPAIMKERSPRSIPPHLIGPAPWMNPSQYIYCTCCPPMGGGMAPLSPVLNSSSPYVQGYSYSNLPGFVIPQIPMNYSQAAYATAYACQYAAPHWAGEQRTPLVNQPAHYVM; from the exons ATG GAGGTCCATAAACAACGTAACGGATGTCCGACATCCCCATCCTTGAAGCTGTCAAATGGTTACATTTTACCTGAGGGTAAAATGACACCAAACACACTTTTTGTGGGAGGAATTGACATGAAG GTGGATGAGACAGAAATCCGGGATTTTTTTGCCAGATTTGGTGCTGTCAAGGAAGTGAAAATCATCACTTACCGTGGCGGCATTTGCAAGGG GTATGGATTTGTTTACTTCAATGAAGATGTGGACATCCAGACCATTGTTGAC CAACAAGTCAGCTTTAAAGGGAGGAAACTGAAGCTGGGCCCAGCCATTATGAAGGAGCGAAGCCCTC GTTCCATACCGCCTCACCTGATTGGCCCTGCTCCCTGGATGAACCCATCCCAGTACATCTACTGCACCTGCTGCCCTCCAATGGGAGGGGGTATGGCTCCACTCTCACCTGTTCTTAACAGCAGCAGTCCATACGTACAG ggTTACTCGTATTCCAACCTTCCAGGATTCGTGATCCCACAGATCCCCATGAACTACTCACAGGCTGCCTATGCAACTGCCTATGcatgccag TACGCCGCACCTCACTGggctggagagcagaggacaccACTTGTCAACCAG CCGGCTCATTATGTGATGTGA